One genomic region from Bacillus sp. SLBN-46 encodes:
- the qoxC gene encoding cytochrome aa3 quinol oxidase subunit III, translating to MSANVNTALPLEYQTEQNRMNILGFWIFLGAEIVLFGTLFAVFSVLNTRYAGGPTPKDLFEIKDVMVETILLLTSSFTMGLAIYEMRRHNRNGMLLWFIITILLGAGFVFMEITEFIHYVHEGATMQTSAFLSSFFVLLGTHGLHVSMGIGWAVMVILQILRRGLTPVTARKTFIIGLYWHFLDVVWIFIFTFVYLARMVG from the coding sequence ATGTCAGCTAATGTGAATACAGCATTACCTCTCGAATATCAAACAGAGCAAAACAGAATGAATATCCTTGGTTTTTGGATTTTCCTTGGGGCGGAAATTGTCCTCTTTGGAACACTCTTTGCGGTCTTTTCCGTATTAAATACTAGATATGCAGGAGGTCCAACTCCAAAGGACCTCTTTGAGATAAAAGATGTCATGGTTGAAACTATCCTATTGTTAACTAGTAGTTTTACCATGGGACTAGCGATTTACGAAATGCGCCGTCATAACCGTAATGGAATGTTATTATGGTTTATTATTACGATTTTGCTGGGTGCTGGGTTTGTTTTCATGGAAATCACTGAATTTATTCACTATGTCCATGAAGGAGCAACCATGCAGACTAGTGCTTTCCTTTCCAGCTTCTTTGTCTTGTTAGGCACGCACGGTCTCCATGTATCCATGGGTATTGGATGGGCTGTCATGGTTATCCTCCAAATCTTACGTAGAGGCTTAACACCAGTTACAGCAAGAAAGACCTTTATTATCGGCTTATACTGGCACTTCTTGGATGTTGTTTGGATCTTTATCTTTACATTTGTGTATTTAGCAAGGATGGTGGGTTAA
- the qoxD gene encoding cytochrome aa3 quinol oxidase subunit IV produces the protein MAKNTKGFPFTHVLGFILSLVLTFAALGVALKTSLPFKTILWIIGSLAVIQAGLQLFMFMHMNEGEDGKSNLVNIGYAFFIAVVTVGGSIWVMSFGM, from the coding sequence ATGGCTAAAAATACAAAAGGATTTCCCTTTACACATGTTTTAGGATTTATTTTATCACTTGTGCTCACCTTTGCAGCACTTGGTGTAGCACTTAAAACATCATTACCATTTAAAACAATCCTTTGGATTATTGGTTCACTTGCTGTGATCCAAGCCGGACTACAACTGTTCATGTTCATGCATATGAACGAAGGTGAAGACGGCAAGTCCAATTTGGTTAACATCGGTTATGCCTTTTTCATTGCAGTCGTAACCGTTGGAGGTTCTATCTGGGTTATGTCTTTC